A region from the Aphis gossypii isolate Hap1 chromosome 1, ASM2018417v2, whole genome shotgun sequence genome encodes:
- the LOC114124088 gene encoding RAB6A-GEF complex partner protein 2 gives MIEVSAKLIGGPIFMPGSKVGCCITFTHPPLPSDSRSQSNNDVLENLAWASVQINCLCLTNDSINFPSVMCVTKDEKFLGNSETSFAPCLTDNGHVVLSTKPKILFCDVGLSPGENKSYLYSETLPNDAPPSYKGHLVKYAYKITVGMQRLNSPIKLLRVPIRVVVIHGLTEGVTCENSIDLSPSNPFLESQYKHEECDMALQILQNITAKRSPNFYNITNSRGKVARFCLFKQAYRLGEDIVGTFDFEQTDVSCIEFTVSLQCEEAVNKDFIAVSPRPRKDNVSIVSYNTQHQFCANTLKSFLQLAIPLNVTPAFSTLLVCVKWRLHFEFVTSTKTSGERLDETKEGTCWTGPEHIDIETMVWDLPIQIYPSVPSIANDPHAQTRITIAI, from the exons ATGATTGAGGTATCAGCCAAGCTTATTGGTGGCCCTATATTTATGCCAGGTAGTAAAGTTGGATGTTGTATAACATTTACCCATCCTCCATTACCATCAGATTCCCGAAGCCAAAGTAATAA TGATGTTTTGGAAAACTTAGCATGGGCCAGTGTGCAAATCAATTGTTTGTGTTTAACCAACGACAGCATTAACTTTCCATCAGTAATGTGTGTTACCAAAGATGAGAAATTTTTAGGAAATTCTGAAACTTCATTTGCACCATGTTTAACAGATAATGGGCATGTTGTTTTATCTACAAagccaaaaattttattttgtgatgtTGGATTATCTCCTGgtgaaaataaatcat atttatacagTGAAACATTACCTAATGATGCACCACCATCATATAAAGgacatttagttaaatatgcTTACAAAATAACAGTTGGTATGCAACGTTTAAATAGTCCTATTAAATTGTTGAGAGTACCAATACGTGTTGTAGTTATACatg GACTTACTGAAGGAGTTACATGTGAGAATAGTATTGATTTATCTCCAAGTAATCCATTTTTAGAGTCTCAATATAAACACGAAGAATGTGACATGGCTCTGCAAATTCTCcaa aatataactgCTAAACGAAGtcccaatttttataatataacaaactcTCGAGGAAAAGTAGCTCGGTTTTGTTTATTCAAACAAGCTTACAGACTTGGTGAAGATATAGTTGgaacttttgattttgaacAAACTGATGTGTCTTGTATTgag TTCACAGTGAGTTTACAATGTGAAGAGGCCGTCAATAAAGACTTTATTGCAGTCAGTCCAAGGCCTAGGAAAGACAACGTGTCTATCGTTTCATACAACACTCAACATCAGTTTTGTGCCAATACTTTGAAATCATTTTTGCAGCTGGCTATACCACTGAACGTAACCCCAGCCTTTAGTACACTCCtgg tatgcgTGAAATGGAGGCTTCACTTTGAATTTGTGACCAGTACGAAAACTTCCGGCGAACGATTGGACGAAACTAAGGAGGGCACTTGCTGGACAGGCCCGGAACACATAGACATCGAGACAATGGTGTGGGATTTGCCCATACAGATATATCCATCGGTGCCTTCTATAGCCAATGACCCACACGCCCAAACGAGGATAACAATCGcgatatga